The DNA sequence GAAGGAAATGAAGCTGGACTAGTGAGTCTTTATCCGTTCCAATCGGCGGAACAGGGACAATCGCTTTCCAGCCAAGATCATTTGGTCAAGCTTCCTGAGCAGCGCGTCACGCTCGAAATCAAGAACAATTCCCCGAATGATTTTACGCTTTCGCTTCCGGACATTCTCACCCGCAAGGAATGGCCTGCCAAGATTCCGGCGCATGCAACTGTGAAGGTGGAGCTCGAAAATGCCCGTCCTTGCTTCAGCACCTCCATCACCTATCAGGTGGAAGCTTCGGAGGGCAAGACCTTTTTCACGATCGACATCAATAAATCCCTGACGGATTATGATTCCTTTGTCCGTGCGGAAATCTCGCCGGATCTCGAGCGCGAGGTAAAAATCGATGAAAACAAGCCTTTGGCACTCGAAGCTACCCTATTGATTTCCGAGAATCTCGTCATTGTCAATGCCCGCCATCTGAACCAATTCCTGCAAGCGGTCATCCCCGCCGTGGGCAAAGAGCATGTGGTGACGGCCATGGATTTTGACGAAAAGACCCGGACCGCAGAAAGCACCGCCAAGCAGATCATCACCTATAATCAGGCTTGCCAGATTTTCAATCGCCGCATCCAGACCAAGCCCCTCGCTATCGTCTATTGCCAGAACAAGGACGATGTCGCAATCACCTTCAAGAAGGCCAAGGAATTCAATCTGCCTATCCGCGTGCGATCCGGCGGGCACGATCACGAAGGCGAATGTATGGGCACCAACACCATCGTCATCGACATGATGGGACTGGATACGCTGAATGAGTTTACTGCGAATCGGGACCATGTATGGCCAATCTCCGTGGCGGAAGTGGGCGCCGGAAATCGTTTTATTCGATTGACTGCCGCATTGGCTCAGAACAAGGTCATGATCCCCCACGGAACCTGTGCGACCGTTGCCATTCCGGGCTTCCTCATGGGAGGCGGCTGGGGCCCCTGGACGAGAAAAGAGGGCATGTGCTGCGAGCATCTAATCGGTGCAGAGATCGTGCTGGGAGATGGAACAATCGAAACGGTGGCGATGGAAACCCTGACGGCTCACGCAGATGGCCGGGATGTCACGCTGCTTCGGAAAAACAAACCTGAGCTTCTATGGGCCCTGAAAGGCGGTGGGGGCATGAGCTATGGAATTGTCACCAAGTTTTTCATCCAGACCTTCAAGCTGCCAGATACGCTGATCAAATTCGAACTGGAATGGAATCCGTACGACACCAACCAAGTGTTGACAGGCAATCTTCCCACGCTGAAAATCCTCACTCAGTGGGAGCAGGCGATCAATTCAGCCAGTACTCCAGATCTGACGGGCACCAACCTCAAGATCAATGGCAAGCCTTACACGGGGAGCTTTGATCCCGAGTCGGTGGTCCACAATTGCCTGATGTATGGCTATTGGGAAGGCAAGAATCGGGAGCAGGCCGAGACTTCCTTGCGTGCCTTTATCCAGCAGTTCTTCACCGATCATGGGGTGAAACCCGCAGATATTCGGATCGATGGAATTGGGGGATTGGGCGATCCCTACCAATTCAAATTGGGGGCTTGGGACCGTGAGTCCTTCCACCATGTGCAACTCAGGTCGCAATCCAACAGCTCCGATCCACTCCCCTACCCTCCTGATTTCGATGAACCCGCTCCTCACAAGATCACGTCTCGACTCGTGGACCACAACGGGCTTGGTGACGCGGGCAGGGCGGCGCTATTGCGAAGCCTCACATCCGAGCTGATCCTAGCAGGCAATCGTTCCAAAGGGATGTTCAACTATGTGACGCTGGGCGCAATCGCTGGAGATTTCTACCGCAAGATGACGTCCGAGCAGAAGGAGAAAAGCGCCTTCCCGTACAAGGACAAGCAGTACACGATCCAGTACCAGACGTGGTGGAATCTGCAATTGGAGGAAAAGGAGAAGCTGCAGGACAATCCTGTTTACACCCGTGTAAACCGCGCACTGGATTGGATGGAAGTCTGCCGCGATTATGACATTCCGAATACTTCTGGGGCATTCATCAGCTTCAAGGATGATTCGATTCCGACGAAGACCTATTTCGCCCAGAGCTACAAGCGGCTGATCGAGATCAAGGATGAATACTCGAAAGACCCTGACAATCATTTTCGGACTAGGAAGACAATTATTTAGGGTTGGGGTTTTGTGGCCGGGCTTTGAAAAACCCGGTTGTGAGGTGTCGTCCCTACAGGACTTGGAGGGATGCTGCCCTGCGGGCTGGTATGGTTGGCCTAGGGCTGGATGGGGCCGGGGTTTTGAGTCGGGCTTTGAAAAACCCGGCTGTGAGGTGTCGTCCCTTCAGGACTTGGAAGGATGATGCCCTGCGGGCTGGTGTGGTGGCTGCAGGGCTGGATGAGGCGCGGGCTTGAGGCCGGGTTTTGAAAAACCCGGCTGTGAGGTGTCGTCCTTTCAGGACTTGGAAGGATGATGCCCTGCGGGCTGGTGTGGTTGGCCTAGGGCTGGATGGGGCCGGGGTTTGGAGTCGGGCTTTGAAAAACCCGGCTGTGAGGTGTCGTCCTTTCAGGACTTGGAAGGATGATGCCCTGCGGGCGCCCAACCAAGGTGTCATCCTGAACGCACATGGCCATGGCCTATGCGATGGCGGGCGATTCAGGATCTGGGGAGCAGGCCGGGCATACGTTTCTGCCAAGATTCTGAATAAATCTCCGGCGCACGGGGCAATCCTTCGGATTTTTCAGAATGACATGTGGGTGGGGGGTTGGAGGTGGCATGCTCACGCTTGGGAGATTCCACCTATGCCGTAGACGGGCAGGCCGGGGCGAATGGCAGCTGGAATGAATTAGCATAAAGGAATCTTGAGAGAAGAATTCATTCCTTATTAAGGAAATATTCTATATTTACACACATTACGATAAAACAGAATAGAGCTATTTTTTCGGTTTACATAAAGTCACTCACCGACAATTTACTCATACATCCTTTATACCAATTTCAACTGTTACTTATGAATACTTTTCCAAGCCTTCCTTCATTGGGTTTAATGTGCCTAATTCTATCACTAACAAGCTGTGGACCCTCAAAGCAAGAACTTAACGAAAAGAGAATGGCAGACTCTCTACGAAAGGCGCAAATACAAGCAGAAATTATCGCTGATAGAGAACTAGCACAGCACCAAAAGCATCAACAATCCATGCAGACAGGAGCGACGAATATAAAGCTCTCCCTGACTGAACTGAGAAATGACATCTCACGTGATTTGCTCAGAAAAGAGAAGCAGCTTGCAGAGGCAAAAAAATTCAAACTAGGTCGTTCCAAAAAGCAAAAAGAGCGCACCATTCAATCCTTGAATCAGGAAATCTCATACCTTCGATCAACAGATAGGCAATTAAACTATCTGATATCCTCCTACCGTCCAAATTTTGAAGGAAACGGCATCCTGGATCCTTACGCTCTCATTGACTTTGTCCAAAATGTCGCTCGAAATGGTGGCAATTCAGAACTCAACTCTCTGATTGACCCTTATGGAAATACCGACAAATCAGGCCTGTACATTTGCTTGCTAGACCTTCTTCCTGAAAAAAGTAAACAGAGGTTTATCATTCAATATCGAAACATCTCGATAGAGAGCACCAACTACCAAAATGGAGGTACTGCCACTATTCGAATTAAAGTTGGAGCATCGAGCTCGTATAGTGAGGAATGGTTATTGGCCAACCGAGGTGGATCATGGTATTTGCTTGAGGTTAAGCCGGTATAATTCTGCTTAATTTAGTTGGAACCTCTCTGTTGGGCTTTGAAAAACCCGGCTGTGAGGTGTCGTCCCTACAGGACTTGGAGGGAGGCATAGCCTTAGCATCATTTGAGAACCCCAGAAAATCCTGCGACTACCAGTGCGTGGCGGGATTTTTCTGGGGTCTTGCTTTCCTGTAGGTTGGGCGCCTGCTGAGCATCAAAAAGGCCCACACACCGCCTTTTGCCTCATCCCTGAAAATCCCCGCGATGGATGGTGCGTGGCGGGATTTATCAGGGATCCCACGTCCCTGCAACGGGAGTCGCAGGTTGGGCACCCGCAGGGCTGGAATATTGCATAAATTCCCCAACACGTCATTCCCGAAGGGCATTGGCCGAGGCTGATGGGAAGGGGCCCTATCGGGAATCTCCCTGAGCGTGCATGGCATCTCAGGGATTCGCCGAGGGGGCCGGTGTGGAGCCGGGTTTTGAGGCCGGGCTTTGAAAAACCCGGCTGTGAGGTGTCGTCCCTACAGGACTTGGAGGGAGGCTGCCCAACCAAGGTGTCATCCTGAACGCACATGGCCGAGGCCTATGCGATGGCGGGCGATTCAGGATCTGGGGAGCAGGCCGGGCATACGTTTCTGCCAAGATTCTGAATAAATCTCCGGCGCACGGGGCAATCCTTCGGATTTTTCAGAATGACATGTGGGGAGGGGGTTGGAGGTGGCACGCTCGGGCTTTGGGCGGTTCCATTTTTCAGGCTTTCACGTCATTCTTGAAGGGCATTGGCCGAGGCAAAGGCGCGTTGGAGCCCTATCGGGAATCTCCCTGAGCGTGCATGGCATCTCAGGGATTCGCCGAGGGGGCTGGGGTGGAGCCGGGCTTTGAAAAACCCGGCTGTGGTATGTCGTCCTTACAGGACTTGGAGGGATGGTGGGTGCCAAATCCGATCCACTCTACACCTGAATGCTGGAGACGTATTTCCGGAAAACTGGCTCCATTCGCTCCGATGCGTCGATGAGAAATTCAATCATGGAAGGCCAATCTTCTCGGTTGAAAATGTTGACCTGATTTAATTGAAGCCTGATTCTGGAGGCTGTTTTAGTATCTAGCCGTTCCCAATCCAAACTACTCCCAATCGCGCCCTCAATGTCTTCCTTATGAATGAGGAGTTCATCAAAAATTAGCTTATTCTCCTCCTGCTTGGCTCGACTCAGATACAGTTCAGCCCTACAGGTTGTCTTTGTCACAACTAGGTTCAAGGAGACACCCGTCTTTCCCAAGCCAGAAGAAATCCAATTGTCTCGCGAGGCAGATATGTTTTGGAATAGGGTAGTCCTAGAGTCGCATACCTCAAAGAATTTTTGCCAAAACTCATACCTGATCTGCTTCCCACGCTTGGCGGTCTCTTGGGTAGAAATTTCATTCTCCGACTTCCGGGCCATTCCGATCATGAAATCTTCCGTATCCGGCACAGGCAAAATTTGGTTCATATCCAGAAACAGATGCTCGCCAAGCCTGTAAGGCGTCGCCTTGAAGCACTGGACCCGCAGGTTGAAATTCATCAGCCACAGCACCAGGCTCGTAACCTCTTTGCGAAATTTCCCCGCCACCAACATAATCCGCTGGGTACTGCCCGGATTCAAGATCAGTTCCTCGAAATCTTGCCCATTCAAAAATTCCGAGAGGTTTTCCTCGGCACTTCCGCCCTGACGCGTCTTGTTCAGGTAGTGTTGGTAGATTTCGCGGATTTGCTCTTTGGTCAATTCGGCACAATAGGAGGCGTATTTCATCGCCTGCCACGTGACATCGCGGCCGCTGTCGTCTAGTTTATTTTCGATGATGACCAGGCTCCCCTGCTTGTCCAAGGCCAGCAAATCCAATCGCTCCCGCGTATCGTCGAATCCGTCAAATTCCTTCTGGATGATCAGGAGTTCCTCGCCCAAGGCTTCGGGATGACCGGCGAGCCACTCTTGCAAATGCTCGCGTTCGCGGAAACCCAGCTCGGAGAAAGTGGGCTGGTGGAGTTTGGTGAGGGAGTTGGAGTTGGGGTCGATGTGATACATGAGGGTGGGTGAAGTAGGAATTATTTAGGACAATGTCATGCCTTTCTGAATATTCCCTAGCCATTAATAATACTCTTTTATATATGCATAAGCCCGATCAAACAAGACCTGATCCTTGTGCAATTTATATTTCAATAATTGCTTTCTAAGTGACTTCTGCACCTCACGTTCACCAGCATTGGTTTGCTGCCAACCAGGGAAGCTCACTACTCTTACTATAGCGTCAATATCATTTACGATTCGTTCTACCACAGCAGGTGTTTCGTCTGTTTTTAGCTCCAAAAACAAATCTGATAGAGCAGTCTTTGGTGATTTTTCTTCAAATAACTCTACTAATTCTTTTTCTGCTTGGACCGTCTCTTTCGCTATTTTACAGAGCTCTTTTACGAATTCAATGGATGTGATTAATCCTCTTTCGGCTTTGTCTCGAAGGGCTTCCAATCGTTCGCTTAGCTTCTTAAATATTGGATTTTGACCATGTTTTTTGAAACGCTTGACCAAAATCTTTTCTAATTGCTTAGCGCTTTTAGGGTCTGGATTATTGAAAATGTCTTCTATCACATCTGCATCTAAGACAAACTCTTCCAATTGATGCACGTCTCCTACATGAACATTTTCGTGAATCAACTTGGTGGTTTGGGCCCCTAGCGAGAACCATAAGAGCTTTCCAATATTATCAGATGCTGGTTTAACTGATTCAAACACTTGAGAAAGCCATTTATAGTCTGCATAATACACATCCAAGATATTGTCCGGTGATAACGACTCCCAAAGCTTTGAAAGGTATTTATAGTCCTTGGCAAAGGCATCTTTGGCTTCATCTGTTTTGATCGCGTTTTGAGCTGCTTCCAATCCTTCAAAACCATCTAATGTTCTATCTACGCCTTCAAAATGGCTCAATGCATCTTTCATGGCTTTAGGCAACTTTCCTCTTAGTTCAGAAAGGTTTGATATTACTTGCTTAACAGACTCCTCATCAAATTGCAAGGCTTTTACAGCATCATCAAATACACCAAAATAATCTACGATTCTCCCAAAAGTTTTATCTGGATATAATCTGTTGGTTCTACATATGGCTTGCAACAATGTGTGGTCTCTTAATGACTTGTCTAAGTACATGGTTTGTAGGACAGGAGCATCAAAACCAGTCAATAACTTTGCTGTAACTATAATGAACTTGGTAACAGAAGAAGGGTCACTGAATTTCTCTACAATCTTTTCCTGCTGACTCTTATCAACGCCCCATTTTTGTTTGAATTCAAAGTCGTCATTGGCAGAAGTGGACATGACCACCACGCTAGCTTCTTCAGGGTAGTATTTATCTAGTTCTTCCTTGTATTGCACACATGCATAACGATCCGGTGTTACAATCATGGCTTTGAAACCATGAGGCTCTACTTTTTCTTTGAAGTGATTGGCAATGTCCTCAACTATTTTAGAAACACGTTCTGGTGATTTCAAGAAGGCCGCCATTTTAGCCGACTTTTGATTCAAAGCATCTGCATCTTCATCTGATAAAGCGGTACTTTCCTTGAATTCCGCCATGGCTTTATCGATGGTTTCTGTATCTACATGAACATCGACTAACCTTGGCTCGAAATGTAATGGTAAGGTTGCACCATCGCGAATAGAATCATGAAAGGTGTATCGTGACATGTAGCCACCTTCATCTTCTTCAGATCCAAAAGCCCAAAAGGTGTTCTTGTCTGCTTTATTTACAGGTGTTCCTGTTAGTCCGAATAGGAAGGCATTTGGCAAGGCAGCGCGCATGGTACGGCCTAAATCTCCTTCTTGTGTTCTGTGCGCTTCATCTACCAATACAATCACATTATCACGCGTATTCATATTGGGTTTGGCATCACGGAACTTATGAATCATGGAAATGATAATCTTCCGTGTATCTCTTTCCAATAAAGTTTGTAATTCGCTGATACTATCCGTGCTGACTACATTGGCGACATCGGCAGCATCAAATGTGCCTGATAT is a window from the Pontibacter sp. G13 genome containing:
- a CDS encoding FAD-binding protein, which gives rise to MDYAIRLSANHSIQEDFSSGNTLQTQDFSIQCWLKTTASGPLVLHHSQQSGTFFLLEIIARGHVQFSVQTPDGSQAIVTDLGGIDNGAWWHLTARKQGNQLSLFANGKQTAVTETTMHPLGEQVVEGIMIGKNLMRGNLPQFFEGEMGEVSVWDRPLSDAEITKFYHNPAEGNEAGLVSLYPFQSAEQGQSLSSQDHLVKLPEQRVTLEIKNNSPNDFTLSLPDILTRKEWPAKIPAHATVKVELENARPCFSTSITYQVEASEGKTFFTIDINKSLTDYDSFVRAEISPDLEREVKIDENKPLALEATLLISENLVIVNARHLNQFLQAVIPAVGKEHVVTAMDFDEKTRTAESTAKQIITYNQACQIFNRRIQTKPLAIVYCQNKDDVAITFKKAKEFNLPIRVRSGGHDHEGECMGTNTIVIDMMGLDTLNEFTANRDHVWPISVAEVGAGNRFIRLTAALAQNKVMIPHGTCATVAIPGFLMGGGWGPWTRKEGMCCEHLIGAEIVLGDGTIETVAMETLTAHADGRDVTLLRKNKPELLWALKGGGGMSYGIVTKFFIQTFKLPDTLIKFELEWNPYDTNQVLTGNLPTLKILTQWEQAINSASTPDLTGTNLKINGKPYTGSFDPESVVHNCLMYGYWEGKNREQAETSLRAFIQQFFTDHGVKPADIRIDGIGGLGDPYQFKLGAWDRESFHHVQLRSQSNSSDPLPYPPDFDEPAPHKITSRLVDHNGLGDAGRAALLRSLTSELILAGNRSKGMFNYVTLGAIAGDFYRKMTSEQKEKSAFPYKDKQYTIQYQTWWNLQLEEKEKLQDNPVYTRVNRALDWMEVCRDYDIPNTSGAFISFKDDSIPTKTYFAQSYKRLIEIKDEYSKDPDNHFRTRKTII
- a CDS encoding DUF4268 domain-containing protein, which encodes MYHIDPNSNSLTKLHQPTFSELGFREREHLQEWLAGHPEALGEELLIIQKEFDGFDDTRERLDLLALDKQGSLVIIENKLDDSGRDVTWQAMKYASYCAELTKEQIREIYQHYLNKTRQGGSAEENLSEFLNGQDFEELILNPGSTQRIMLVAGKFRKEVTSLVLWLMNFNLRVQCFKATPYRLGEHLFLDMNQILPVPDTEDFMIGMARKSENEISTQETAKRGKQIRYEFWQKFFEVCDSRTTLFQNISASRDNWISSGLGKTGVSLNLVVTKTTCRAELYLSRAKQEENKLIFDELLIHKEDIEGAIGSSLDWERLDTKTASRIRLQLNQVNIFNREDWPSMIEFLIDASERMEPVFRKYVSSIQV
- a CDS encoding HsdR family type I site-specific deoxyribonuclease — encoded protein: MGFTELNSVEYYIIHQLSGVNLNNNETNEPKAGYGAQWVYKSSDEIQRGVNEVLVESELKEALIRLNPAIAAKPELADEVIYKLRAVLIAVNQVGLVKANEEFFKWMTGEKTMPFGENNRHVPVHLIDFEDLSNNIYVVTNQYRIHHRETKIPDIVMMINGIPVVVGEAKTPIRPSVSWLDGAYEVHEIYENAVPQLFVPNILSFATEGKELYYGAVRCPLEFWAPWRLENAEDTIAKRLGLSEVGKELSDLLSPARLLDIMQNFSLFSTDKKKRRIKIIPRFQQYEGANKIVERVKEGRIKKGLIWHFQGSGKSFLIVFAARKLRREPELKSPTVIVLVDRTDLDTQISGTFDAADVANVVSTDSISELQTLLERDTRKIIISMIHKFRDAKPNMNTRDNVIVLVDEAHRTQEGDLGRTMRAALPNAFLFGLTGTPVNKADKNTFWAFGSEEDEGGYMSRYTFHDSIRDGATLPLHFEPRLVDVHVDTETIDKAMAEFKESTALSDEDADALNQKSAKMAAFLKSPERVSKIVEDIANHFKEKVEPHGFKAMIVTPDRYACVQYKEELDKYYPEEASVVVMSTSANDDFEFKQKWGVDKSQQEKIVEKFSDPSSVTKFIIVTAKLLTGFDAPVLQTMYLDKSLRDHTLLQAICRTNRLYPDKTFGRIVDYFGVFDDAVKALQFDEESVKQVISNLSELRGKLPKAMKDALSHFEGVDRTLDGFEGLEAAQNAIKTDEAKDAFAKDYKYLSKLWESLSPDNILDVYYADYKWLSQVFESVKPASDNIGKLLWFSLGAQTTKLIHENVHVGDVHQLEEFVLDADVIEDIFNNPDPKSAKQLEKILVKRFKKHGQNPIFKKLSERLEALRDKAERGLITSIEFVKELCKIAKETVQAEKELVELFEEKSPKTALSDLFLELKTDETPAVVERIVNDIDAIVRVVSFPGWQQTNAGEREVQKSLRKQLLKYKLHKDQVLFDRAYAYIKEYY